From a region of the uncultured Desulfatiglans sp. genome:
- a CDS encoding Radical SAM domain protein, with amino-acid sequence MKCGICEIGCRLGPGLSGSCGMYQNREGVLEERFPFSYIAALPVSIETIPMTHFHPRAKFLQLGGIGCNFSCMGCVSDLFTHHIDLFAPALTRFAPQHLVRQAKAMGCEGIVWCMNDPTVCHPSFLSLAAAGRSEGLLVGCSSNVYHTSQTLAQLAEAVDFVNCGLKGATDQAYRLCGVASADPVFRNIRFLHDAGIHIEISIMYAKGNESEVLLAAEKLAQISESIPMQIMRFLPFGEAPIHQEPTVLEAEALCRQVRTLLPYTYLFNTPGTSCLHTHCPQCGSLLVYRQFYGPMGCRLISYPPDGRCRCGHKLPLIGPVRDTAFEEFGMSGGYRFTRGLEIIRALCGILGITTQEEVSRVWHSAIAHNDIDQLHDKINRIDTYLDLITEMGCRFHRRDNASILRSYMEGRCSKVARAVRDGKKPRVYYAMSTPFFALNEDRLEVQLVTFAGGDCVNKRIQRSGKPGVNLSREELLHLNPEHIFVSGLLSSTADEFRNMCEADGIWVDAVRHGRIHVIRPGWDFGNPRWILGLMQIANALHPDRCDFDLDDEADHFYRTFYQAPPEQFVTNRSFYQETSIVHMGAASDSDWNGELYR; translated from the coding sequence TTGAAATGCGGAATCTGTGAAATCGGGTGCAGGCTGGGCCCCGGCCTTTCCGGCTCGTGCGGCATGTACCAAAACCGCGAGGGTGTCCTGGAGGAGCGTTTCCCCTTTTCTTACATAGCGGCCCTCCCCGTCTCGATCGAGACCATTCCCATGACCCACTTCCACCCCAGGGCAAAATTCCTCCAACTCGGAGGGATCGGCTGCAATTTCTCGTGCATGGGCTGTGTTTCGGATCTGTTTACCCACCACATCGATCTCTTTGCCCCCGCCCTGACCCGATTCGCCCCACAGCACCTCGTGCGACAGGCCAAGGCCATGGGCTGCGAAGGAATCGTCTGGTGCATGAACGATCCGACGGTCTGCCACCCGTCCTTTCTCTCGCTTGCCGCAGCAGGCAGGTCCGAAGGGCTTCTGGTGGGGTGCTCCTCCAATGTGTATCACACCTCTCAAACGCTCGCGCAGCTGGCCGAGGCCGTGGATTTCGTCAACTGCGGACTGAAAGGCGCAACGGACCAGGCGTATCGCCTGTGCGGCGTCGCCTCGGCGGATCCTGTTTTCCGGAACATCCGTTTTCTACACGATGCCGGCATCCACATCGAAATCTCGATCATGTATGCCAAGGGAAACGAATCGGAGGTCCTGCTGGCGGCTGAAAAACTGGCGCAGATTTCAGAGAGCATCCCCATGCAGATCATGCGCTTTCTGCCTTTCGGGGAGGCTCCCATCCACCAGGAGCCCACCGTCCTGGAGGCGGAGGCCCTGTGCAGGCAGGTGCGGACCCTATTGCCCTACACCTACCTCTTCAACACGCCGGGGACCTCCTGCCTGCACACCCACTGTCCTCAGTGCGGCAGCCTGCTCGTCTACCGGCAGTTTTACGGCCCCATGGGCTGCCGATTGATCTCCTATCCCCCGGATGGCCGTTGCCGATGCGGCCACAAGCTGCCTTTGATCGGACCTGTCCGCGACACGGCCTTTGAAGAATTCGGGATGAGCGGCGGCTACCGCTTCACCCGGGGCCTCGAAATCATCCGCGCCCTCTGCGGGATCCTTGGGATCACGACGCAGGAAGAGGTCTCCCGCGTGTGGCACAGCGCCATCGCGCACAACGATATCGACCAACTCCACGACAAGATCAACCGCATCGACACCTATCTGGACCTGATCACCGAAATGGGTTGCAGGTTCCACCGGAGAGACAACGCGTCGATCCTCCGAAGCTATATGGAGGGGCGCTGCAGCAAGGTTGCCCGAGCCGTCCGCGATGGGAAGAAACCCCGCGTCTACTATGCCATGAGCACCCCCTTCTTCGCCCTCAACGAAGACCGTCTGGAGGTTCAGCTCGTCACCTTTGCCGGCGGAGACTGCGTCAACAAACGCATTCAGCGATCCGGCAAACCAGGGGTCAACCTCTCCCGAGAGGAACTGCTGCATCTGAATCCGGAACACATCTTCGTCTCCGGTCTACTCTCTTCAACCGCCGACGAATTCCGCAATATGTGCGAGGCCGACGGCATTTGGGTCGATGCGGTGCGCCACGGGCGGATCCATGTCATCCGACCGGGGTGGGACTTCGGAAACCCGCGATGGATCCTCGGGCTCATGCAGATCGCCAATGCGCTTCACCCTGACCGATGCGACTTCGACCTCGATGATGAAGCCGACCACTTCTACCGCACCTTTTATCAGGCACCCCCCGAGCAGTTCGTTACCAATCGATCCTTTTACCAGGAGACGTCGATCGTCCACATGGGCGCCGCCTCGGATTCTGATTGGAACGGCGAACTGTACAGATGA
- a CDS encoding hypothetical protein (Evidence 5 : Unknown function) yields MPYPTPTKTRPSRKGLRCFTVVFCFILIVIPINAICLAESPTRTVVDTFGRPVVIPKQIDRVLSTYPPITNIVYMLAPKKLLGWNFKPDGLYMPAQYAELPVVGGGGSVSR; encoded by the coding sequence ATGCCTTATCCGACCCCCACCAAGACGCGCCCAAGCCGCAAGGGGCTGCGATGCTTCACCGTCGTCTTCTGTTTTATCCTGATCGTTATACCCATCAATGCCATTTGTCTTGCCGAATCCCCCACCAGGACCGTCGTCGACACTTTCGGACGACCGGTCGTCATCCCGAAACAGATCGATCGAGTGCTTTCAACCTATCCACCCATCACCAACATCGTTTATATGCTGGCGCCCAAAAAGCTGCTGGGATGGAACTTCAAACCGGATGGGCTTTATATGCCAGCGCAGTACGCCGAGCTTCCCGTGGTGGGGGGGGGTGGTTCGGTCTCCAGATGA
- a CDS encoding Methyltransferase type 11 (fragment): protein MILMDAAVPMHVKARRHIAASPFPHRFTLLCGDVHHMPLNDACVDLIVSRGSVFFWERLEDAFKEIGRVLAPKGRAYIGGGFGNADLRDRICEKMMSLQPDWRSFRDRNLGEDTRIKFLSALNASGVLFDTIKDDSGFWMIIRKENDLEMRNL from the coding sequence ATGATCTTGATGGACGCCGCAGTGCCTATGCACGTAAAGGCCAGACGGCATATCGCCGCATCGCCGTTTCCGCACCGCTTCACCCTCCTTTGCGGCGACGTCCATCATATGCCTCTGAATGACGCCTGCGTCGACCTGATCGTAAGCCGTGGATCCGTTTTTTTCTGGGAACGGCTTGAAGACGCCTTCAAAGAAATCGGTCGGGTCCTGGCGCCGAAGGGTAGGGCCTACATCGGTGGGGGTTTCGGCAACGCCGACCTGAGGGATCGCATCTGTGAAAAGATGATGTCCTTGCAGCCTGATTGGCGTTCGTTCCGCGACCGGAATCTCGGTGAAGACACGCGGATAAAATTCCTGTCGGCCCTGAATGCCTCCGGTGTTCTCTTCGACACGATCAAAGATGACTCCGGATTCTGGATGATCATCAGAAAGGAGAACGACCTTGAAATGCGGAATCTGTGA
- a CDS encoding hypothetical protein (Evidence 5 : Unknown function): MVFLANLGVNPHVCSRDDNHQVASAKALRFLDIGKPGPAPKGWDWAPEGCEKNPHFRIGNRVVLDESFPDGNDPSIQK, encoded by the coding sequence ATGGTCTTTTTGGCCAATCTGGGTGTCAATCCACACGTTTGCTCGCGCGACGACAACCACCAGGTCGCCTCCGCGAAAGCGCTTCGGTTCCTCGATATCGGCAAACCGGGACCTGCCCCGAAGGGGTGGGACTGGGCACCGGAAGGGTGTGAAAAAAACCCTCATTTCCGGATTGGAAACCGGGTCGTGCTGGATGAATCATTTCCGGATGGAAACGATCCATCCATTCAAAAATGA
- a CDS encoding Putative ABC transporter permease protein (fragment) (Evidence 3 : Putative function from multiple computational evidences) translates to MKKPGLTFWSGLIGVTACLLLTSLFVGRYPMTPGDVCTAFFLWASDLWNQWVLGATAPSAPTIHHTVIFGIRLPRILAAALIGAGMSVAGTSFQGLFKNPLVSPEILGVASGAGFGAAIGILISAPPALVQGLAFLFGIGAVGMAYTMSRMIRSGPVLVLVLSGIIVGALFSALVGLLKYVADPYDTLPAIVFWLMGSLSSVSMTDVGMAAPPVAASCLVLFIIRWRMNLLTMSDDEAKALGVNTKWMTRIILICATLITASAVCISGIIGWIGLVVPHIGRMLVGPDFRKLLPASALIGAVFLLLVDSLSRTIFPTEIPLGILTAMIGAPVFAWLMMRRQVGWL, encoded by the coding sequence ATGAAGAAACCCGGACTCACCTTCTGGTCGGGGCTGATCGGTGTCACGGCCTGCCTTCTCCTGACGTCTCTCTTCGTCGGGCGCTACCCGATGACACCCGGTGACGTGTGCACCGCGTTTTTCCTGTGGGCATCCGATTTGTGGAACCAGTGGGTACTCGGGGCTACCGCCCCATCCGCCCCGACCATTCACCACACGGTCATCTTCGGGATCCGGCTGCCTCGCATCCTGGCCGCCGCCCTGATCGGCGCGGGCATGTCCGTAGCCGGAACCAGCTTTCAGGGGCTTTTCAAAAACCCGCTCGTTTCGCCAGAAATCCTGGGAGTGGCCTCAGGGGCCGGCTTTGGAGCAGCCATCGGCATCCTCATTTCCGCCCCTCCAGCACTCGTCCAGGGGTTGGCTTTTCTCTTCGGGATCGGCGCCGTCGGCATGGCCTACACCATGAGCCGCATGATTCGATCCGGGCCCGTTCTGGTACTCGTGCTTTCAGGAATCATCGTCGGCGCACTCTTCTCGGCCCTGGTGGGGCTGCTCAAGTATGTCGCCGATCCCTACGACACCCTTCCAGCCATCGTCTTCTGGTTGATGGGAAGCCTCTCATCCGTCTCCATGACAGACGTCGGAATGGCGGCCCCCCCCGTAGCGGCATCCTGCCTCGTTCTCTTCATCATCCGCTGGAGGATGAATCTCCTGACGATGAGCGACGACGAAGCCAAGGCGCTCGGCGTCAACACGAAATGGATGACCAGGATCATCCTCATCTGCGCCACGCTGATCACCGCCTCCGCTGTCTGCATCAGCGGGATCATCGGATGGATCGGACTGGTTGTGCCGCATATCGGCCGGATGCTGGTCGGCCCCGACTTCCGCAAACTGCTGCCTGCCTCGGCCTTGATCGGTGCTGTCTTCCTCCTGCTGGTCGACAGCCTGTCCCGAACCATCTTTCCCACAGAGATCCCGCTGGGCATCCTGACCGCCATGATCGGAGCGCCGGTCTTCGCCTGGCTGATGATGAGGAGACAGGTTGGATGGCTGTAA
- a CDS encoding ABC transporter-related protein, with protein sequence MAVILEVKNAAFSYNGRTPVFRDISFKIAEGEIFSILGGNGAGKSTLIKSMLNLMPLSEGSVLLSGKDISRLPLTAVAAATGYVPQTSQTAFPFSVFEFVLMGRAPHISIFRMPGRSDIRMTHQTLEKTGIAHLAEKSVSEISGGERQMVMLARAVNQRPRLLFLDEPTSHLDIANQIKVLSMLQWLSKEGISVIMTTHFPDHGFLLSQRIALIYGGRLLAVGEAGSVISPGNLFKAYGVPIDVCYVSQAGRNVCIPRFEPARHRQADDPAAGGEAAFAVRLA encoded by the coding sequence ATGGCTGTAATACTCGAGGTCAAAAACGCCGCCTTCTCCTATAATGGACGAACTCCGGTGTTTCGCGACATCTCGTTCAAGATCGCGGAGGGGGAGATTTTTTCCATTCTGGGCGGCAACGGGGCCGGCAAATCCACCTTGATCAAATCCATGCTCAATCTCATGCCGTTGTCCGAAGGATCCGTTCTGCTGTCCGGGAAGGACATTTCACGTCTGCCCTTGACGGCTGTCGCCGCCGCGACAGGTTACGTTCCCCAAACAAGCCAAACCGCGTTTCCTTTTTCCGTCTTCGAGTTCGTGCTCATGGGGCGCGCCCCTCACATCTCCATCTTCAGGATGCCTGGACGCTCGGACATCCGCATGACGCATCAGACACTCGAGAAGACGGGAATAGCGCATCTTGCGGAGAAGAGCGTCTCCGAGATCAGCGGCGGCGAAAGGCAGATGGTTATGCTCGCCAGGGCCGTCAATCAGCGTCCGCGGCTTCTCTTCCTGGACGAACCGACTTCTCATCTCGATATAGCCAACCAGATCAAAGTGCTTTCGATGCTCCAATGGTTGTCGAAAGAGGGGATATCCGTCATCATGACCACGCATTTTCCGGATCACGGCTTCCTGCTCTCCCAGCGGATCGCACTGATCTACGGAGGTCGTCTCCTCGCTGTGGGAGAAGCCGGAAGCGTCATCAGCCCTGGAAACCTCTTCAAGGCCTACGGCGTGCCTATCGACGTGTGTTATGTCTCCCAGGCGGGCAGAAACGTTTGCATCCCGAGATTCGAGCCCGCTCGTCACCGTCAAGCCGATGATCCCGCCGCGGGCGGCGAGGCTGCCTTCGCCGTCCGCTTGGCATAA